A genome region from Nocardia sp. NBC_00565 includes the following:
- a CDS encoding 3-oxoacyl-[acyl-carrier-protein] synthase III C-terminal domain-containing protein translates to MKIRSAIAGLPSRTISNSDIIELIAEHSADTFDGDLVDALRKVEYYLRYSGSDTRQWLDEGERPIDLLRTAANKALEQAGLRREDIDLLIYTGIGRGFIEPGGAYHCAAALGLGNAHCFDIIDACMSWTRAVQVSESLFRTGQFRNALIVNAEFNLRWGGAVFPQLLRMPRLDVLESAFPAYTLGEAATATVLTAEGNEPWEFHFASRPDLAPLCNVTLEGYEGFCDPSDKLAANGVGSFTSFGFEMHELGAAEAHAVFERLTVPLDEVKALFTHASSKRYWQGMADKAGLGSIVHHVYDRTGNIVSASVPAAISSALEQGVVRPGDRAVGWVGSAGMSFCAFTFVF, encoded by the coding sequence ATGAAAATTCGATCCGCGATCGCGGGCTTGCCCTCGCGCACGATCAGCAATTCAGACATCATCGAGCTCATCGCCGAGCACAGCGCCGATACTTTCGACGGCGATCTTGTCGACGCCCTGCGCAAGGTGGAGTACTACCTGAGGTACTCGGGTTCGGACACCCGGCAGTGGCTCGATGAGGGTGAGCGGCCCATCGACCTGCTGCGCACGGCCGCGAACAAGGCCCTGGAACAGGCCGGGCTGCGCCGCGAGGACATCGACCTGCTGATCTACACCGGTATCGGTCGCGGTTTCATCGAGCCGGGCGGCGCCTACCACTGCGCCGCGGCGCTCGGGCTCGGGAACGCGCACTGCTTCGACATCATCGACGCGTGCATGAGCTGGACCCGCGCGGTGCAAGTCTCTGAATCCCTATTCCGCACCGGACAATTCCGCAATGCGCTGATCGTCAATGCCGAATTCAACCTGCGCTGGGGTGGCGCGGTGTTCCCGCAGCTGCTGCGCATGCCGCGGCTCGACGTACTGGAGTCGGCCTTCCCCGCCTACACCCTCGGCGAGGCCGCCACCGCGACTGTGCTCACCGCCGAGGGCAACGAGCCTTGGGAGTTCCACTTCGCCTCCCGGCCCGACCTCGCGCCGCTGTGCAATGTGACCCTCGAAGGGTACGAGGGTTTCTGCGATCCGTCGGATAAGCTGGCGGCCAACGGCGTCGGCTCCTTCACCTCCTTCGGCTTCGAGATGCACGAGCTCGGCGCGGCCGAGGCGCACGCGGTGTTCGAGCGGCTCACGGTGCCGTTGGACGAGGTGAAGGCGCTTTTCACACACGCCTCCAGTAAACGCTACTGGCAGGGTATGGCCGATAAGGCCGGGCTGGGCTCGATTGTCCACCATGTGTACGACCGGACCGGCAACATCGTGTCCGCGTCGGTGCCCGCCGCGATCTCTTCGGCGCTCGAGCAAGGTGTGGTACGGCCCGGCGACCGGGCCGTCGGCTGGGTCGGCAGTGCCGGAATGTCTTTCTGCGCTTTTACTTTCGTTTTTTGA
- a CDS encoding AMP-binding protein, with translation MTASSVWTNSILGEASTLGEALVTLAASAESRGQDIRFPDRPRGGERIGLVELAGASKRFAHGLLSGPEPGAVVGILLPPGPEFLIAWFAVIRAGSAATVLPVTAIHPAKQARHLKQLVDVAGLQTVVTGPEYESVASELRKVCPGLRLITVAESTPGAGALPGLQSDSPAFVQFTSGSTRAPRGVLLTHANIMAGLTGIVRSGEMTAADVWTQWTPLYHDMGLFGMMSGLLSGMQVNLVSPQTFIRRPERFLQVLADTGATITTAPNFGYDLIARVARANPDLVAALDLSRWRLAINGGEVLSPQTLEDFDAALAPAGVGPSVMFPAYGMAEATLAITFSQPGSRPATLWADRNTLAESGVVHTLTAGDPAATGLVSTGRPVLGLEVRITAGDGSQCAEDQLGEIQIRGTAVTAGYYRDPGSTAELFDGSWLRTGDLGFWHESQLYVGGRRKEMVIVNGRNYFPSDAEHVARTVPGVYRGRAVAFADTEHTADGRVVEYVGLIVESDCPETDYPALIERVRKQVTAELDLSAVRVHPVSPGFLTRSTSGKWQRLAAAARLPDAGHT, from the coding sequence ATGACCGCATCATCGGTCTGGACCAATTCCATCCTGGGCGAGGCGTCCACCCTGGGCGAGGCGCTGGTTACCCTCGCTGCGAGTGCCGAATCACGTGGCCAGGATATCCGTTTCCCCGACCGACCGCGCGGTGGCGAGCGGATCGGCCTGGTCGAGCTGGCAGGCGCCTCGAAGCGTTTTGCTCATGGGTTGCTATCCGGTCCTGAACCTGGTGCCGTGGTGGGGATTCTGCTTCCGCCGGGTCCCGAGTTTCTCATCGCGTGGTTCGCCGTCATCCGCGCTGGGAGCGCGGCGACCGTCCTCCCGGTGACTGCGATCCACCCGGCGAAGCAAGCCCGACACCTCAAACAGCTCGTTGACGTGGCTGGGCTGCAGACCGTAGTGACCGGGCCGGAGTACGAATCCGTGGCGAGTGAGCTGCGGAAGGTCTGTCCAGGTCTGCGGCTCATCACTGTCGCGGAGAGCACGCCCGGTGCCGGAGCGCTGCCGGGTCTGCAGTCGGACAGCCCCGCGTTCGTGCAGTTCACATCGGGCAGCACCCGGGCGCCGCGTGGCGTCCTGCTGACCCACGCGAACATCATGGCCGGCCTGACGGGGATCGTGCGCTCAGGAGAGATGACGGCTGCTGACGTCTGGACGCAGTGGACTCCGCTCTACCACGATATGGGCCTCTTCGGCATGATGTCCGGGCTGCTGTCCGGAATGCAGGTCAATCTCGTCTCCCCGCAGACTTTCATCCGGCGGCCGGAGCGGTTTCTGCAGGTCCTCGCCGACACCGGCGCCACCATCACCACTGCCCCGAATTTCGGGTATGACCTGATCGCCCGCGTGGCCCGTGCCAACCCTGATCTGGTTGCGGCACTCGACCTTTCCCGATGGCGACTGGCCATCAACGGCGGAGAGGTGCTCTCGCCGCAAACTCTTGAAGACTTCGACGCCGCACTCGCACCAGCGGGTGTCGGACCGTCGGTGATGTTTCCAGCCTATGGAATGGCCGAGGCCACCCTGGCCATCACATTCTCGCAGCCGGGCAGCCGACCCGCCACCCTGTGGGCCGACCGCAATACTCTGGCGGAAAGCGGTGTGGTGCATACGCTGACCGCTGGAGATCCTGCGGCTACCGGTCTCGTCTCCACCGGGCGGCCCGTGCTCGGTCTGGAAGTGCGTATCACTGCCGGTGACGGCTCCCAGTGTGCTGAGGATCAACTGGGTGAGATCCAGATCCGCGGCACCGCGGTGACGGCCGGCTATTACCGAGATCCCGGGTCCACCGCCGAACTATTCGACGGCAGCTGGCTGCGAACCGGAGATCTCGGATTCTGGCACGAGAGTCAACTCTATGTCGGCGGCCGGCGTAAGGAAATGGTGATCGTGAACGGCCGTAATTACTTTCCCTCGGACGCCGAACATGTTGCTCGCACGGTGCCGGGTGTTTACCGGGGCCGAGCGGTAGCGTTCGCCGACACTGAGCACACCGCGGACGGCCGGGTCGTAGAATATGTCGGCTTGATCGTCGAATCCGACTGTCCAGAAACAGATTACCCAGCACTGATCGAGCGGGTTCGCAAACAGGTGACCGCCGAACTCGATCTTTCCGCAGTTCGGGTGCATCCGGTTTCGCCCGGCTTTCTCACCCGCTCCACCAGCGGAAAATGGCAGCGCCTTGCGGCTGCCGCACGACTTCCCGACGCGGGTCACACCTGA
- a CDS encoding acyl-ACP desaturase yields the protein MTDKTEKHELGIMTYLAPVVADNLDRHLGLTKEWFPHQFVPWSEGSNFDGPLGGDPWEPGQSRISEHARASLIVALLGEDNLPSYFFTILSAHGNNGAWAEWVRQWCAEEARHSVVLRDYLHTTRAVDPVALERARMAHMANGYVNAHEGDGVLRTIMMLSMSELQARVVHRSTGMISNDPICDRIMARLAADENLHMIFYRNLVEAALEIDPEDAMVALCDVITVFGGPAQQIPDFTALSQQFKKAGVYTSRMHIDSVINPYVRHLRLLDRTDLGPAGRQAQDRIGRYTNRIELACRRFESMRQDPQLQSN from the coding sequence ATGACAGATAAGACGGAAAAGCATGAACTCGGCATAATGACCTATTTGGCGCCGGTCGTCGCGGATAATCTGGACCGGCATCTCGGCCTCACCAAGGAATGGTTCCCGCATCAATTCGTCCCGTGGAGCGAGGGCTCCAACTTCGACGGACCACTGGGTGGCGACCCATGGGAACCCGGTCAAAGCAGAATATCCGAACACGCACGAGCATCCCTTATCGTAGCGCTGCTCGGGGAGGACAATCTGCCGAGCTATTTCTTCACCATCCTGTCCGCTCACGGAAACAACGGCGCCTGGGCCGAATGGGTGCGTCAATGGTGCGCCGAAGAAGCCCGGCATTCCGTGGTGCTGCGGGACTATCTGCATACCACCCGGGCAGTGGATCCGGTCGCGCTGGAACGGGCACGGATGGCGCATATGGCGAATGGGTACGTCAACGCGCACGAGGGCGACGGGGTGCTGCGCACCATCATGATGCTCAGCATGTCGGAATTACAAGCTCGGGTGGTTCACCGCAGTACCGGAATGATCAGCAACGACCCGATCTGTGACCGCATTATGGCCAGACTGGCAGCCGACGAGAATCTGCACATGATCTTCTACCGGAATCTGGTGGAGGCCGCACTCGAAATCGATCCCGAGGATGCGATGGTCGCGCTCTGCGATGTGATCACCGTTTTCGGCGGACCCGCCCAGCAGATACCCGATTTCACCGCGTTGTCGCAGCAATTCAAGAAGGCCGGCGTCTACACCAGCCGGATGCATATCGACTCGGTCATCAACCCATACGTGCGCCATCTGCGTCTGCTCGACCGGACAGACCTGGGCCCAGCCGGAAGGCAAGCGCAGGACCGGATCGGCCGCTATACCAACCGGATCGAGTTGGCATGCCGCCGCTTCGAGTCCATGCGCCAGGACCCACAGCTCCAATCGAACTGA
- a CDS encoding NAD(P)-dependent alcohol dehydrogenase, translated as MTTTVAAYAAPSAKAPLERTTIERRTVGEHDVLIAIKFAGICHSDIHQARAGWGEAIFPMVPGHEIAGVVEAVGSGVTKFKVGDRVGVGCMVDSCRECEPCRNGQEQHCVQGNVQTYNGIGKDGEPTYGGYSQKVVVAEAFTVRIPEGLPLDVAAPLLCAGITTYSPLKHWGAGPGKKVAVIGLGGLGHMGVKIAHALGAEVTVLSQSLRKKDDGLKLGADHYYATSDPKTFEELAGSFDIILSTVSAPLNFGAYLSLLKTAGALVNVGAPEEPISLNLFSLIGGAKILAGSMIGGIAETQEMLDFCAEHGLGAEIELIEASQINEAYERVDNSDVRYRFVIDTATI; from the coding sequence ATGACCACCACTGTTGCCGCATATGCCGCGCCCAGCGCCAAGGCTCCGCTGGAGCGCACCACCATCGAGCGCCGCACGGTCGGCGAGCACGACGTACTGATCGCCATCAAGTTCGCCGGGATCTGCCACTCCGACATTCACCAGGCCCGTGCGGGCTGGGGTGAGGCCATCTTCCCGATGGTCCCGGGGCACGAGATCGCCGGCGTCGTCGAGGCGGTCGGTTCCGGTGTGACGAAGTTCAAGGTCGGCGACCGCGTCGGCGTCGGCTGCATGGTCGACTCCTGCCGCGAATGCGAGCCCTGCCGCAACGGCCAGGAGCAGCACTGTGTGCAGGGAAATGTGCAGACCTACAACGGCATCGGCAAGGACGGCGAACCCACCTACGGCGGCTACTCACAGAAGGTCGTCGTCGCCGAGGCATTCACCGTACGCATCCCCGAGGGCCTCCCCCTCGACGTCGCGGCGCCGCTGCTGTGCGCCGGCATCACCACGTACTCCCCGCTCAAGCACTGGGGCGCCGGCCCCGGCAAGAAGGTCGCTGTGATCGGCCTGGGCGGCCTGGGACATATGGGCGTCAAGATCGCCCACGCTCTCGGCGCGGAAGTCACCGTCCTGTCGCAGTCGCTGCGCAAGAAGGACGACGGCCTGAAGCTGGGCGCCGACCACTACTACGCCACCAGCGATCCGAAAACGTTCGAGGAGCTGGCCGGTTCCTTCGACATCATCCTCTCCACGGTGTCCGCGCCGCTGAACTTCGGCGCCTACCTGAGCCTGCTGAAGACGGCCGGCGCGCTGGTGAACGTGGGCGCTCCCGAGGAACCCATCTCGCTGAACCTGTTCTCGCTGATCGGGGGCGCCAAGATCCTCGCCGGCTCCATGATCGGCGGCATCGCCGAGACCCAGGAGATGCTCGACTTCTGCGCCGAGCACGGCCTGGGCGCAGAGATCGAGCTGATCGAGGCGAGCCAGATCAACGAAGCGTACGAACGGGTCGACAACTCGGACGTGCGCTACCGCTTCGTGATCGACACGGCCACGATCTGA
- a CDS encoding phosphotransferase, with amino-acid sequence MTHTELEITAELVRDLLRAQHPDLADYPVRLGARGWDNQLWRLGNDLAVRLPWATESADAPLHKEHTWLPVLAPHLPLPVPVPQRIGEPSERFPRPWIVTTWVPGSPADRAPVTHATEAAAILAAFLTALHQPAPEQAPPAGTAEGR; translated from the coding sequence ATGACGCACACCGAGCTCGAGATCACCGCCGAGTTGGTGCGGGATCTGCTGCGTGCGCAGCACCCCGACCTCGCCGATTATCCTGTGCGGCTCGGCGCGCGTGGCTGGGACAACCAGCTATGGCGGCTCGGCAACGACCTCGCCGTCCGGTTGCCCTGGGCGACCGAGTCCGCGGACGCACCGCTACACAAAGAGCACACCTGGCTGCCTGTCCTCGCCCCGCACCTTCCTCTGCCAGTTCCCGTTCCGCAGCGGATCGGTGAGCCCTCCGAGCGGTTTCCGCGGCCCTGGATCGTCACCACCTGGGTACCGGGCTCGCCTGCCGACCGCGCCCCCGTCACGCACGCTACCGAGGCGGCCGCCATCTTGGCCGCCTTCCTGACCGCACTTCACCAACCCGCCCCCGAACAAGCACCACCGGCCGGAACAGCGGAGGGCCGCTGA
- a CDS encoding AMP-binding protein, whose product MKDSVPFPPAVFENWLELLSARVTEKGEDIAFVFLDDEGREVDALTYRELDRRARVLAYEMTRKVNVSGGDRALLLHPPGLDYVVSFYACLYAGVIAVPLFPPQRSRIENVDEVALDSAASIVISTSAVIAEMGELRSTTYVESLPRIASDSIEDGPDPLPEIHPNTSEIAYLQYTSGSTSSPKGVIITSAMLLQQCAELVYTWEVDSDSVVVSWLPHFHDFGQISGVLMPVFSGIRAILMAPSSFVKNPILWLSAVSKYRGTHSASPIFAFDRCVAKTTPEQRAGLDLSSWRLVSAGAEPVRRAALDRFRDAFTPHGLRPTALAPGYGLAEAVLKVTSDIPGSAFVSTRFDSEALGRGKVVVADTTPATELVGCGAPVLPTEIAIVGPESGLELAADEVGEIWVSGPIVSPGYWNRPEVSAETFRARITGSDDDRAYLRTGDLGFVHEGELYVCGRIKNLMIVNGVNHYLEDIETTVVNSDESLRVGAVLAFSVDRDDQESLVIAAEHRAEDRDPEQLITVIRDAVARNHGIAPGAIVFIAQGSVPRTTSGKLRRQGCKSDFLAGSLSEVYRWEDAVPIESSTPATEATSAGLPSMVVLVTQGLLAQTLECIAHHVPQGRTVDADRSPAELGLTSVNQMTLQEHLEKWSGKRFPPELIWDAPSITAMTHAIAKHITAAGQDAPAGDPAVGAH is encoded by the coding sequence ATGAAGGACTCAGTACCGTTTCCGCCCGCAGTGTTCGAGAACTGGCTCGAACTGCTGAGCGCGCGCGTCACCGAGAAAGGCGAGGATATTGCCTTCGTCTTTCTCGACGATGAGGGTCGCGAGGTCGATGCGCTCACCTACCGTGAACTCGACAGGCGCGCTAGGGTGCTCGCGTACGAGATGACCCGCAAAGTCAATGTATCCGGCGGAGACCGCGCGTTGCTGCTACACCCGCCGGGGTTGGACTATGTGGTCTCGTTCTATGCCTGCTTGTATGCCGGCGTTATCGCCGTACCACTCTTTCCGCCGCAGCGTTCGCGAATTGAAAATGTCGACGAAGTCGCTCTCGACAGCGCGGCGAGCATTGTGATCAGCACGTCGGCCGTGATTGCCGAAATGGGAGAATTGCGCAGCACGACATATGTGGAATCTTTGCCGAGAATCGCCTCGGATTCGATAGAAGACGGCCCGGACCCGCTGCCGGAGATTCATCCGAATACTTCCGAAATTGCTTATCTGCAATATACGTCGGGGTCCACATCGTCGCCGAAGGGTGTCATTATCACCTCCGCGATGCTGCTGCAGCAGTGCGCCGAGCTGGTGTACACCTGGGAGGTCGACTCAGACAGCGTCGTGGTGTCCTGGCTGCCGCACTTCCACGACTTCGGGCAAATCAGCGGCGTGCTGATGCCGGTGTTCTCGGGTATCCGGGCCATACTGATGGCACCGTCCTCCTTCGTGAAGAATCCGATCCTGTGGCTGTCCGCAGTCTCGAAATATCGTGGTACCCACAGCGCTTCACCGATTTTCGCGTTCGATCGCTGCGTGGCAAAGACGACGCCGGAACAGCGAGCCGGTCTCGACCTGAGTAGCTGGCGATTGGTGAGCGCCGGCGCCGAACCGGTCCGCAGGGCGGCACTCGACCGATTTCGCGATGCCTTCACCCCGCACGGGCTACGCCCGACCGCGCTGGCTCCGGGTTACGGCCTGGCCGAGGCGGTGCTGAAGGTCACCTCGGATATCCCCGGCTCAGCCTTCGTCTCGACACGGTTCGACAGCGAGGCGCTCGGCCGGGGCAAGGTGGTGGTCGCCGATACGACCCCAGCGACCGAACTGGTCGGCTGTGGCGCCCCGGTGCTGCCGACCGAAATCGCCATCGTCGGACCGGAGTCCGGCTTGGAGCTGGCCGCGGATGAGGTCGGTGAGATCTGGGTCAGTGGCCCGATCGTCTCGCCCGGCTATTGGAACCGTCCGGAGGTCAGCGCGGAAACGTTTCGTGCCCGTATTACCGGATCCGACGATGACCGCGCCTATCTGCGGACCGGCGATCTCGGGTTCGTGCACGAAGGTGAGCTCTATGTCTGTGGCCGCATCAAGAACCTGATGATCGTCAACGGCGTCAACCACTACCTCGAGGATATCGAGACAACGGTGGTCAACAGCGACGAATCACTGCGTGTCGGAGCAGTTCTCGCGTTCTCAGTCGACCGCGATGACCAGGAGAGCCTGGTCATCGCCGCCGAGCATCGTGCCGAGGATCGCGATCCCGAGCAGCTGATCACGGTGATCCGCGACGCCGTGGCCCGCAACCACGGAATCGCGCCGGGCGCGATCGTGTTCATCGCGCAGGGCTCCGTGCCGCGCACCACCAGCGGCAAACTGCGCCGCCAGGGCTGCAAGTCCGACTTCCTCGCGGGTTCGCTCAGCGAGGTCTACCGTTGGGAAGACGCCGTACCGATCGAAAGCAGCACGCCGGCGACCGAAGCCACCTCCGCAGGATTGCCTTCGATGGTCGTGCTGGTCACGCAGGGCCTGTTGGCGCAGACCCTCGAATGTATTGCCCATCATGTGCCCCAGGGCCGGACGGTCGACGCCGACCGGTCACCGGCCGAACTCGGGCTCACCTCGGTGAATCAGATGACTTTGCAGGAGCATCTGGAGAAATGGTCGGGCAAACGTTTCCCGCCGGAACTGATCTGGGACGCGCCGTCGATCACGGCGATGACCCATGCGATAGCCAAGCACATCACCGCCGCCGGGCAGGACGCTCCGGCCGGCGATCCCGCGGTAGGAGCGCACTGA
- a CDS encoding acyl carrier protein, which yields MPNPTETAAATGVAVCDLFKEELKTEVQLDDVIEQLPNIESVRFMRILTRIEDHFGIVLDDDEAIFGAATVGELAQIVTKSSSGTHV from the coding sequence ATGCCAAACCCCACCGAAACAGCTGCCGCAACCGGCGTCGCCGTGTGTGATCTGTTCAAGGAGGAACTGAAGACAGAAGTTCAGCTCGATGACGTCATCGAGCAGCTGCCCAATATCGAATCGGTACGGTTCATGCGGATCCTCACCCGTATCGAAGACCACTTCGGGATCGTATTGGACGACGACGAAGCGATCTTCGGGGCAGCGACCGTCGGCGAGCTGGCGCAGATCGTCACGAAATCATCGTCGGGCACGCACGTCTAA
- a CDS encoding IS701 family transposase — protein MVLDRVVAEFDSLMSRIGVRFARSEPRARAREYVSGLLAGLERKNGWTLAERAGEAGPEGMQRLLRKADWAVDGVRDDVRAYVVEHLGDPEAVLAGDETGFLKKGVKSAGVQRQYSGTAGRIENCQVGVFLAYASARGHALIDRELYVPVSWTGDRDRCRAAGIPDEVGFAEKPRLMITMLERALAAGVPFAWFTADEAYGQAGYLRDWLDARDVFYVVATRCDQQVCTRADRIERADVLIAELPASAWQRLSVGAGAHGPREYDWARRPIDGTWARGRGHWLLARRSISNPTEIAYYLCYGPHASRLVDLAWTAGSRWHIEEAFQQAKGEAGLDHYQVRTWRAWYAHITLSMLALAWLAASKTIAAKGESPKPTKT, from the coding sequence GTGGTGTTGGATCGTGTTGTGGCCGAGTTTGATTCGTTGATGTCGCGGATCGGGGTCCGGTTCGCGCGGTCGGAGCCGCGGGCTCGGGCGCGTGAGTATGTATCGGGGCTGTTGGCTGGTCTGGAACGCAAGAACGGGTGGACACTCGCCGAGCGTGCGGGTGAGGCGGGCCCGGAGGGGATGCAGCGGTTGCTGCGCAAGGCTGACTGGGCTGTCGACGGGGTGCGTGATGACGTACGGGCCTACGTGGTCGAACATCTCGGTGACCCGGAGGCGGTGCTGGCCGGTGACGAGACCGGTTTCCTGAAGAAGGGCGTGAAATCTGCTGGGGTGCAACGCCAGTACTCGGGCACGGCCGGTCGTATCGAAAATTGTCAGGTCGGGGTGTTCTTGGCGTACGCCTCGGCCCGTGGGCATGCCCTGATCGATCGTGAACTGTATGTTCCGGTCTCGTGGACCGGCGACCGTGACCGCTGCCGAGCCGCCGGGATCCCCGACGAGGTCGGGTTCGCCGAGAAGCCGCGGTTGATGATCACGATGCTCGAGCGAGCCCTGGCCGCAGGGGTGCCCTTCGCGTGGTTCACTGCCGATGAGGCTTACGGCCAAGCCGGTTACCTGCGCGACTGGCTGGACGCACGCGACGTGTTCTACGTGGTGGCCACCCGCTGCGACCAACAGGTATGTACCCGCGCAGACCGCATCGAACGCGCTGATGTACTGATCGCCGAACTACCAGCGTCGGCATGGCAGCGGCTGTCGGTCGGCGCCGGCGCGCACGGGCCGCGCGAATACGACTGGGCTCGGCGCCCCATCGACGGCACCTGGGCCCGCGGGCGCGGGCACTGGCTGCTCGCGCGCCGCAGCATCAGCAACCCAACCGAGATCGCCTACTACCTCTGCTACGGGCCGCATGCCTCCCGACTGGTCGACCTGGCTTGGACCGCTGGATCCCGGTGGCATATCGAGGAGGCGTTTCAGCAGGCCAAGGGCGAGGCCGGGCTCGACCACTACCAGGTCCGTACCTGGCGCGCCTGGTACGCCCACATCACCCTGTCGATGCTCGCCCTCGCCTGGCTGGCAGCGTCGAAAACCATTGCCGCAAAAGGGGAATCGCCGAAACCAACGAAGACATGA
- a CDS encoding ketoacyl-ACP synthase III family protein: MALPVGIAAATTCLPDRRETARGSGIDEDDAAICDLEGYRRIPVCDGNPVTDLAVPAAVDALRRGGYQPSQIDLVIYAWVYDQGDAMPIPHARLAQLIGSHEAVTIGIQQKSGGGAIALELAAEMLNSGRYRTALVATGDVFDHDPHTKWVRHGSHGMLLGDGATAAVLDRRPRRLMVQAIASAGRPDTGLQFSQPFATSGSEPVEQILNPAEVPAMRSAISTAVAAVLSTTGLEPDDPRIRLVAFSRLGSTLLRRVYYPALPRGLPRPLELCSETGHLGAGDLLANLAHIQDNQLMSPGEYGLLVNVGMGFNVTAVIVGADTADAAQTITIS, translated from the coding sequence ATGGCCCTTCCGGTTGGGATCGCCGCCGCGACTACCTGCCTGCCCGACCGGCGCGAGACCGCACGGGGCAGCGGAATCGACGAGGACGATGCCGCGATATGCGACCTGGAAGGCTACCGGCGGATTCCCGTCTGCGACGGGAATCCCGTGACGGATCTCGCCGTACCCGCCGCGGTAGACGCCCTACGGCGCGGTGGCTATCAACCATCGCAGATCGATCTCGTGATCTATGCCTGGGTCTACGATCAAGGCGACGCCATGCCCATTCCGCATGCCCGGCTGGCACAGCTGATAGGTTCGCATGAAGCGGTGACCATCGGTATCCAGCAGAAATCCGGCGGTGGCGCCATCGCGCTCGAACTGGCCGCCGAAATGCTGAACAGCGGCCGGTACCGGACGGCACTGGTGGCGACCGGCGACGTATTCGACCACGACCCGCACACGAAATGGGTGCGCCACGGCAGCCACGGCATGTTGCTCGGCGACGGCGCGACAGCCGCGGTACTGGACCGGCGCCCGCGCCGGTTGATGGTCCAGGCCATCGCCTCGGCGGGGCGGCCGGACACCGGATTACAGTTCTCCCAGCCGTTCGCGACGTCTGGTTCGGAACCCGTGGAACAGATTCTGAACCCTGCCGAAGTCCCCGCCATGCGGAGTGCGATATCAACCGCCGTCGCCGCCGTCCTGAGCACCACCGGACTCGAACCGGATGATCCCCGGATCCGCTTGGTCGCGTTCAGCAGATTGGGCAGCACCCTGCTACGCCGGGTCTACTATCCCGCACTACCGAGAGGACTTCCTCGTCCACTCGAATTATGCAGTGAAACAGGCCATCTCGGTGCTGGAGACCTGCTCGCCAACCTCGCACACATTCAGGACAATCAGCTGATGTCGCCCGGTGAATACGGGTTACTGGTCAACGTCGGCATGGGTTTCAATGTGACCGCCGTCATCGTGGGGGCCGATACCGCGGACGCGGCGCAAACGATCACGATCAGCTGA
- a CDS encoding helix-turn-helix domain-containing protein: protein MSDNPAPDDAQAAHSDGLDQRAELSEFLRTRRARLEPGDVGIPWQGRHRRVPGLRREELAQLAGVSVAYYTRLEQGNGRNVSAEVLDSIARALRLTDAEHAHLTHLAKPKQLRRKYRAPKQQQVRVTLQQLLESMDRMPAYVAGARSEILAWNQMAAALFGDWGQLPPAERNWARLTFLSPDYRRLFLDWDSKASDMVSYLRLYAGQHPDDPELSALVGELSVKSEEFRRLWATHDVKEKGHGVKRMRHPLVGELTLAYETLYLPDDAEQYLCVYHAEPGSPSAEALCLLASWGTDAAQAPINSTRP from the coding sequence ATGAGCGACAATCCTGCCCCGGACGACGCTCAGGCCGCCCACTCCGACGGCCTGGACCAGCGCGCCGAGCTCAGCGAGTTCTTGCGTACGCGCCGGGCCCGGCTCGAGCCGGGTGACGTAGGGATTCCCTGGCAAGGGCGGCACCGGCGGGTGCCGGGCCTGCGTCGCGAGGAACTGGCTCAGCTGGCCGGGGTCTCGGTGGCTTACTACACACGGCTGGAGCAGGGCAACGGGCGCAATGTGTCGGCGGAGGTGCTCGACTCGATCGCGCGCGCCCTGCGGCTGACCGACGCCGAGCACGCGCACCTCACCCACCTCGCCAAGCCCAAGCAACTGCGGCGCAAGTATCGGGCACCCAAGCAGCAGCAGGTGCGGGTCACGTTGCAGCAACTGCTGGAGTCGATGGACAGGATGCCCGCGTACGTGGCCGGGGCGCGGTCGGAGATCCTCGCCTGGAACCAGATGGCGGCGGCGCTCTTCGGCGACTGGGGGCAGCTGCCGCCCGCCGAACGCAATTGGGCGCGGCTGACCTTTCTTTCTCCCGACTACCGGCGGCTGTTCCTGGACTGGGATTCCAAGGCGTCCGACATGGTCAGCTATCTGCGGCTGTACGCGGGCCAGCATCCGGACGACCCGGAGCTGTCGGCGCTGGTGGGGGAACTATCGGTCAAGAGCGAGGAGTTCCGGCGGCTGTGGGCCACGCATGACGTGAAGGAAAAGGGGCATGGTGTGAAGCGGATGCGGCACCCTCTGGTCGGTGAGCTGACCCTGGCGTACGAGACGTTGTACCTCCCGGACGACGCGGAGCAGTACCTGTGTGTCTACCACGCGGAACCGGGCTCGCCGTCGGCGGAGGCGCTGTGTCTCCTGGCCAGCTGGGGCACGGACGCCGCCCAAGCGCCCATCAACTCAACCCGCCCCTGA